AGTCATGCCTCCTTCGGCTACTTCTAACATCGACATACCATTATACGAATTTTCTAAGGCTTGCCTTAAGCCGTAATACTGAGTTCGGAACTTTTCTGAAACCGCTAATCTGGCGGCGTCATCACCGGCTTTATTAATCTGATAACCTGAAGCTAACTTATCAGCGGCATTTCCTAAGTTTCTAACATTATTACCTATGTATCTTGAAATAGAAAAAGAGATCCGGTCCAATCCAAAACCCATTACGCTCATGCTCCTTTTTTGTCTTTACTCTTCTTTAAGTCTGCCTTCCCAAAGAAGAGGTAGTAGTTTCATTTCCAGTAATATTTTTTACTTTAAAGTAGACTGCTTTCCTTCCCTCGGTAGAGGTTATTATTCTCTATGGTAATAAACTCAAGATCATTTTAGGACTTTGGTTAGCTTGAGCTAACATGGAGGTGCGGAGGTGCCCATTTGAATTAAGAAAACCTTACCTACATAGTTAAAAAAAAACATCAAAAAACTTATTAGTTAGACTTACTTAATAAATTTTTTGATGTTTTTTTGAAAGTTCATCTTAAGTTTCTCCCTAAGCTTAAGATTATCTTATTTTTTTAAAGAGCATCTTTTGATAAATCTTTTAACCTCATCCCTGACAGGGAAAAGGAAGGAGTACTTCCTTTTCCCTGAAGATTACCTGCTCTAAATTTTTTCTAAATTAGAGTAAGGACAAGACGCTTTGAGGTGCTTGGTTAGCTTGAGCTAACATCGAAGTACCGGCTTGCATTAAGATTTGGTTCTTGGTGAAATCCATCATCTCTTTAGCCACATCTAAGTCTCTAATTCGAGCTTCAGCACCAGCCATATTTTCTCTGGCGATGCCAGTAGCATTTAAAGTATGCTCTAACCTGTTCTGAACAGCACCTAAGTCAGAACGTCGGCCAGAAATAGTGTTAATAGCCGTAGATAGAGATGTAATAGCTGCTTCGGCCTTAGTTACAGTTGAGATAGAAAGAGCATCGATAGCTAGCTCACTAGTACTTACCTTCTTAATAGTGGTAGATAAGGTTTCGTCTTTATTAGCTCCGACATGGAAAGCATAGGTACTAGTGGCCCCTAAGACAGGCTTTTCGTTAAATTGGGTAGCACTAGCTAAGCGGTTAATTTCGGATTTTAGTTGGACGACTTCGGTGTTCATTAAGGCTCTATCGGCACTGGTGTAAGTAGCGTTAGAAGATTGGACCGCTAAGGTTCTAACTCTTTGAAGCATCGAATGAACTTCGTGCATTCCTGCTTCTGCCGTTTGAACTAAGGAAATAGCATCTAAGGAGTTGGCCCCACTTTGCTCTAAACCTTTAACTTGAGTTCTCATCTTTTCCGAGACAGCTAAACCAGCAGCATCATCGCCAGCTCGGTTTATGCGATAACCTGAAGAGAGTTTCTCCAAGTTCTTAGCCATTGCATTTTCAGTGTTACCCACATTACGATGGGCAGCATAAGCTGTAATATTTTGCATTATTCTCACGTCAATAACCCTCCCTGTTTTTATTTTTCCTTAAAGTCTTCCTTAACTTTAAGGTTTGCTTCTTACGAAGCCAAAACCTTCTTTTTTTTGCCTTTAAAAGCTCTCTTTAAATAAATACCTTAATGGCGCCTTCTTTAAAGATAAGTATTTAAAGAATTAATCTTAATCTTAACTTTTTATGTAGCTTATTAAAGCTAAGATTAATTTTCTTCTAAAAACATCTTCTTTTTTACCTCTAATCTTAATTAAAGATTAAAAAAGATTAAAAAACAAAAGGCTTATTAAAAAGGCTTATTAAATAAGATAAAGTTATCTTATTTAATAAGCCTTTTAAAACTCTGCCTGCTGATAAGAATAATAACACCTTAAGTCCCTCCCTTTACTTAAGATTAATTAATTTTACATTACCTATTTTATCTTTTCGACAGAAAGATAAAATTTATTAAAGACTAAATATAGTCATATTTAACAAATATAGGTATATTTTCTTTTAAAATCTTCCTTTTTTATTTAAAGATAACCTCTTATCTTTTTTTTTTAAGAAAAAGGGAAGCCGGAGCTTCCCTTTTTTAAGCTTTTTAGCCAAGTAACGAGAGCACGCTTTGTGGCATTTGATTGGCTTGAGCCAACATCGAAGTACCAGCTTGTAGTAAGATCTGGTTCTTGGTAAAGCCCATCATTTCTTGAGCCATATCTAAATCCCTAATTCTAGCTTCACTGGCGGCCATATTTTCGTGAGCTATGCCTATGGCATTTAAAGTATGGTCTAATCTATTCTGGGTGGCACCTAATTCAGATCTCTTAGTAGAGACTTTGTTTATAGCACTAGTTAAGGCGTGAATAGCATTTTCTGCCTTGGTAACTGTTGAAATAGAGAGACTTCCAATTCCTAATCTGGTAGTAGAAATCCCACTCATTTTAACTGTCAAGGCTTCATTTTTATTAGCTCCAATATGAAATCTGATTGAACCTAGCTCCTTACCTGTAGTGGCTGTTAAAACATTTAGTTCATTAAATTGGGTGGCGCTAGCTAATCGATCAATTTCAGAAACTAATTGATTGACTTCTTTTTGGACCAAATTTCTGTCAGTACTGGTATATGTTCCATTAGAGGTTTGAACGGCTAAGGTTCTCATTCTTTGAAGCATAGTATGGATTTCGTGCATTCCTGCTTCTGCCGTTTGGACTAAAGAAATGCCATCTAAGGCATTCTTCTTAGCTTGATCCAAACCATTAACTTGAGTTCTCATCTTCTCCGAGACAGCTAAACCAGCGGCATCGTCAGCAGCGCGGTTAATTCGATACCCTGAAGATAATTTCTCCAGGTTTTTACTCATCGCATTACCAGTGTTAGTGAAATTACGATGAGCAGTGTAAGCGGTAACATTTTGCATTATTCTCATATCAACATCCTCCCTGAAAAAAAATATTTTTTCTCTTTAAGTCCCCTCCCTACTTAAAGAGGGCTTCATTTTCCCTAATGAAGCTCTTTTAAGCTACTTTTGACCGCTACTTTTTTGGTGACCACTTTAAGATATTTAAATAATTATGATATCTTTAACTATTATGATCCTATGGTGGTCTCTAAATATTTAAACTTTTCATCTCAGAATATTCAAGTAAATTGGCCAATTTACTCTTTATATTCGTGGGTGTCCTTTAGAAAATTTATCAAAAGTTGGCCAAACAAATGATAAAAATCTAGCGGCAGCTAAATATTTAGTTTTTTAGTAAGCGTCTTTTAGTAGCCAGTAATAATCACCAATTAATAATCATCACTTAAATAATACTTAAATAATAATCATCTAATAATCATTACTTAAAATATTACTTAAAGATTGATGAGTAAAACTAGCTACTAAATTGGTAAACGTTCAGCTGTCAGGTATCAGCTGTCCGTTAAGAGAAGGGAGGAAAGGGAGGAAAAAGTATCTTACCAGCAAGGGAAAGAAAGTTCTTTCCCTTGCTTTTTTTTCAGCCTAATAAGGCTAAAACACTTTGAGGAACTTGATTGGCTTGAGCCAACATCGAAGTACCAGCTTGCATTAAAATTTGATTTTTGGTAAAGTCCATCATTTCTTTAGCCATATCTAAATCCCTAATGCGTGCTTCACTGGCGGCCATATTTTCGTGAGCAATGCCAAGGGCATTTAAAGTATAGTCTAATCTATTTTGGACTGCTCCTAAATTAGCTCTTTTGATGGAAATGGCATTAATAGCACTGGTAAGAGTAAAGATAGCACTTTCGGCATGAGTTATGGTAGAAATAGATAAATAAGTACTCCCGTTTTTTATGCCTATTTGAGAACTACCCATTACTCCAATATTAACTGCCATAACTTCATTCTTGTTAGCACCAATATGAAATTTAATGGAGGAAGTTAATTTTAGAATATTTAGTTCATTAAATTGAGTAGCCGAAGACAGCCGATCAATTTCATCAATTAGCTGTTTTACTTCAGTCTGAACTAAGTTTCTATCAGTACTGGTGTAAGTTCCATTAGCGGTTTGGACGGCTAAAGTTCTCATTCTTTGTAACATGGTATGCATTTCGTGCATGGCGGCTTCAGCGGTTTGAACTAAAGAAACACCATCTAAGGCATTTCTTCTAGCTTGATCCAAACCATTAACTTGAGTTCTCATCTTCTCCGAGACAGCTAAACCAGCGGCATCGTCAGCGGCTCGGTTAATGCGATATCCTGAAGATAATTTCTCTAAGTTTTTATCCATATTTTTATTAGTATTCCCAAAATGCCTGTGAGCTATGTAGGCGGTAATATTTTGCATGATTCTCATATCTGTGACCCTCCTTGATTAACTTTTTCCAGAATTTCCCTATTCTGGACTTAGTTTTTAAAGTTCTCATTAACTTTTGACTACTAACTGCCTTTAAGTATGATTACTAAATATACGAGGATGAATTATGTAGATGAATTATGTATATAATTAATAAAAAGGCTTTTAACTTAGAAGCATCTCTTTTTAAGAAGATAGTTGGCCTTCCTATTTTGCTTAAAAATAGATGTTCTTTATCGCTAGATCCTCTTAAATGGCCATTAAGAGAAATGCAGCTATAAATTTCTAAGTGGATTTAGCAGCCAATACTAGGAACTAAGGAGAGTCTTATGATTAGTACCCAGTATCAGCTTCTAAATCTTCTTTATTAGTAACTGTTCAGATATCATTTACCAAGGACTAAGGAGAGTCTCTTATAATTAGTACCCAGTATCAGCTTCTAAATCTTCTTTATTGGTAACTGTTCAGATATCATTTACCAAGGACTAAGGAGAGTCTCTTATTAACTAATGCCCAGTATCAGCTTCTAAATCTTCTTTATTGGTAACTGTTCAGATATCATTTACCAAGGACTAAGGAGAGTCTCTTATAATTAGTACCCAGTATCAGCTTCTAAATCTTCTTTATTGGTAACCGTTCAGATATCATTTACCAAGGACTAAGGAGAGTCTCTTATAATTAGTACCCAGTATCAGCTTCTAAATCTTCTTTATTAGTAACTGTTCAGATATCATTTACCAAGGACTAAGGAGAGTCTCTTATTAACTAATGCCCAGTATCAGCTTCTAAATCTTCTTTATTGGTAACCGTTCAGATATCATTCAGCTAATCAGTTGATTTTATTAACTTTAGCTGACTGCTGATTGCTGACGGCTGAACGGTTACGATAATTTGATAATTAGTTCTAAATATAATTTTTTAATTAAGCCTTAATTAAATCTTTAGCCACCTAAAAGCTGAAGAACCATTTGAGGTTGAGAATTAGATTGAGCTAACATGGCGGTTCCTGCTTGAGCTAAGATTTGATTCTTGGTAAAGTCAGACATTTCGCTAGCCATGTCTAAGTCTCTAATTCGAGCCTCACTGGCCGACATATTTTCAAAAGCAACTCCCAAGCCATTAATAATATGGTCTAACCTATTTTCATAAGCACCAAAATTAGCTCGTTGAATAGAGATTAAATTAACCGCACTTTGAAAAATATTAATGGCACTTTCTGCTTTATTCCAAGTAGAAATACTTTGGCCATAAACACCTAGTCCACTGGCGGTAAATTTTTTAATGGTAATTAGAATAATCTCGTCCTTGTTAGCGCCAATATGAATTCTAAGGGGTGCTCCTGGTTTACCATCGACAGTAGCATTAGGGTCCCAATGACCTTTGAACAACTGCTTAGTGTTAAACTGAACCGCACTAGCCATTCTATCTATTTCTTCTAAGAGCTGATTAACTTCTACTTGAGCTTGAGATCGATCAGTGGAAGTGTAAGTTTGGTTAGCGCTTTGAACGGCTAAAAGTCGCATTCGTTGAACCATAG
The window above is part of the bacterium genome. Proteins encoded here:
- a CDS encoding flagellin, producing the protein MRIMQNITAYIAHRHFGNTNKNMDKNLEKLSSGYRINRAADDAAGLAVSEKMRTQVNGLDQARRNALDGVSLVQTAEAAMHEMHTMLQRMRTLAVQTANGTYTSTDRNLVQTEVKQLIDEIDRLSSATQFNELNILKLTSSIKFHIGANKNEVMAVNIGVMGSSQIGIKNGSTYLSISTITHAESAIFTLTSAINAISIKRANLGAVQNRLDYTLNALGIAHENMAASEARIRDLDMAKEMMDFTKNQILMQAGTSMLAQANQVPQSVLALLG
- a CDS encoding flagellin — encoded protein: MRIMQNVTAYTAHRNFTNTGNAMSKNLEKLSSGYRINRAADDAAGLAVSEKMRTQVNGLDQAKKNALDGISLVQTAEAGMHEIHTMLQRMRTLAVQTSNGTYTSTDRNLVQKEVNQLVSEIDRLASATQFNELNVLTATTGKELGSIRFHIGANKNEALTVKMSGISTTRLGIGSLSISTVTKAENAIHALTSAINKVSTKRSELGATQNRLDHTLNAIGIAHENMAASEARIRDLDMAQEMMGFTKNQILLQAGTSMLAQANQMPQSVLSLLG
- a CDS encoding flagellin, with translation MQNITAYAAHRNVGNTENAMAKNLEKLSSGYRINRAGDDAAGLAVSEKMRTQVKGLEQSGANSLDAISLVQTAEAGMHEVHSMLQRVRTLAVQSSNATYTSADRALMNTEVVQLKSEINRLASATQFNEKPVLGATSTYAFHVGANKDETLSTTIKKVSTSELAIDALSISTVTKAEAAITSLSTAINTISGRRSDLGAVQNRLEHTLNATGIARENMAGAEARIRDLDVAKEMMDFTKNQILMQAGTSMLAQANQAPQSVLSLL
- a CDS encoding flagellin, whose product is MRIMHNVSSLIASRNLDNSNKLLLKNLEKLSSGYRINRASDDAAGLAISEKFRTQIKGLDQAIKNTRDGISLIQTAEGALTEIQAMVQRMRLLAVQSANQTYTSTDRSQAQVEVNQLLEEIDRMASAVQFNTKQLFKGHWDPNATVDGKPGAPLRIHIGANKDEIILITIKKFTASGLGVYGQSISTWNKAESAINIFQSAVNLISIQRANFGAYENRLDHIINGLGVAFENMSASEARIRDLDMASEMSDFTKNQILAQAGTAMLAQSNSQPQMVLQLLGG